GGCTGCTGGTAACCAGCCGCGCCAGTTACGAAATGGTACAAAAAGCGGCCAGCGTCGGCATTACCTTGCTGGCAGCCATATCGGCACCTACCGCATTAGCGATTCAATTGGCGGAAGAGTGCGGGCTGACTCTGGTCGGCTTCGCCCGTCACGAGAATCACATGATCTACACTCACCCTCATCGTTTACAACATTATCAAGAATCAGCCGCATAGAACATGGATAACCATAATCTCATTAAAATGGCCAATAACATTGGCGCTTTTTTTAAATCCGAACCCGACCGGGAATTGGCTGTTAAAGGCGTTGAACAACATATCAGAAACTTTTGGGAACCGCGCATGCGTACGGCCATTATCGAATATGTGCAAAAAGGCGGTACGGAATTAATGGATATTGTGTCGGAAGCCGTATTGCATATTGCCAAATAATCTCTAGTTGGCTTGGCACTCAGGTGCAAATTACTTGAAATAAACGGTCAAGCTAATCCCAGCTTTCCCCAAATAGGACCTATTTGGGGAAGTCTAGTCAGAAGTCCTTTGCTTAACGCGCGAACACCTTAATCGGCGGCGCTAAGGGGCTGAACCTCAGCGGGCAAGGTCGTACCCAAATACTTATTCAATTGGCCTTTGCTCGCTAAAATCCGAAATTGCGAAAACAACTCGTCATATTTGGCATTGATATACGAACTTTTGGCGATGTAGGCCTCGTTGAAGGTATCCAGCAAGTCCAATAACGTCCGTTGCCCGATATTGAATTGCTGCTGATAAGCGCTGATAGTCTTCTCGCTGGAATCGACGTGCTGTTTAAAAAACTCCAACTGACTTTTCACGGTTTGGTGAGCCACCCACGACAAACGCATGCTTTCAATCACCTGCCTGTGGGTATTATCACGAATATCCTTGGCCTGATTGATCAACTGTGCGGTTTGCTCGCGGCGGGCCACATCTTTACCGCCGTTAAAAATGTTATAGCGCATGCGTAACATTGCCGTCATATCCGAGTTGGTACCGCGAATCCCGTCCAGATTGTAGTTATGACTGACGCCGGTCTCAATATCAAAACGCGGAAAATAAGGCGCCATAGCCGTAGCATGTTGAGCAAATGCCGAATCGATATCGGAATTGGCCGATTTCAGAATAGGATG
The window above is part of the Methylomonas sp. ZR1 genome. Proteins encoded here:
- a CDS encoding formate dehydrogenase subunit delta, translating into MANNIGAFFKSEPDRELAVKGVEQHIRNFWEPRMRTAIIEYVQKGGTELMDIVSEAVLHIAK